The stretch of DNA TTGCGTAGAGGaggtttgctcctccaccagtactagaagtagctcctctaggtgtcaTCCTGTCTGGTGggacaactgaagaagattgggcctTACTGCtcagatttccactaccttgcctgCCCTTAGGGCACTCCTTTATGATGTgtccctcttgtccacacttaaagCAACCTGTCTGGCCCTGACGACACTTCCCTGGGTGagttctaccacacctagcacatgaaGGAGCCTTACTACCCCTTGGTACTATACTTCCTTGAAGATAGGCAGGTCTAGCCCTGAAATTATAGGAATTTCTTTTGTGCCCATCTTCGTTCTCAAGTGCAGGCACACTAGCAGATGGCTGAACCGGTCTCTCCTGTTTTTTGTGGGAGGGATGACTGATTAGCATCATTCTTTTGCTGCCTGAACTCGTCCCCTACTATCTTAGCCCTCTTATCCTTAgactcttctctatccttcaactTATCCTCCCCAACTGGTTGTAAATGAATCATGAATTTTGCTAGGTCAATATCCCCTATCAGCATAGCTGCCTTGCCTTCCTTGCTTGACTGACGAGATAACCCAGCAACATATGaactcatcctactcctcatgtcagcaaccatctccggagcatagcgggaaagttgtgtgaacttctgactgtactcatgaacactcatagactgcggattaagggtgagaaactctTTTATCTTTGCCTCTCGCAActcacgaggaaagaaacgccccatgagAGCACTCTCAAACAC from Solanum stenotomum isolate F172 unplaced genomic scaffold, ASM1918654v1 scaffold10104, whole genome shotgun sequence encodes:
- the LOC125849713 gene encoding uncharacterized protein LOC125849713 — encoded protein: MPPRRVVRVRPAMKSVEEQELPNALDVQTQEEIKYADRREAIRILSQVATYHVGQRDNRHEVVDTSRIRELFMNPPSFLGSSISENLENFIEELKRIFDVMHNRAEDAPAVSWVVFESALMGRFFPRELRESSKEGKAAMLIGDIDLAKFMIHLQPVGEDKLKDREESKDKRAKIERPVQPSASVPALENEDGHKRNSYNFRARPAYLQGSIVPRGSKAPSCARCGRTHPGKCRQGQTGCFKCGQEGHIIKECPKGRQGSGNLSSKAQSSSVVPPDRMTPRGATSST